TCAATGCCCCAGATATTGTAGAGGCAAGAGGCCAGTTTCTAGTAACAGTAAGATGTTGAGCTATTATATTTCCTAACATAGTTGCCTGTGTTCCACCAACAAGCTTTGGAACAGCATAAGAACCTAGAGCTGGAATAAATGTAAATAATACAGCAGTTATAATTCCAGGTTTTATATTTGGTATAAATACTTTAAAGAAAGCCTCTCTGTTTGTTGCCCCCAAATCTCTAGCAGCCTCCATAAGTGAAAAATCAAATTTTTCAATAACAGCATATAGAGGTAAAATAGCAAAAGGTAAGCTTGTATAAACTGAGATTAAAATAACAGCACTGGTATTATATAAAAATTGTAGTGGAGCATCAATTAATCCAAGCTTTATTAGAATATTATTAAGAAAACCATTATTTCCTAAAACTGCTATCCACGCATAAATTCTTATAAGAAAATTTGTCCAAAATGGAATAATTACAAGGAATAAAAGTTCCTTTTTGTACTTTGATCTTGCTATATAATAAGCTGTAGGTAAAGATAAAAGTACAGTAAATATAGTGACCATAATAGAGATATAAACTGTTTTAAATAGTATAGTCAGAAAAATTTTATCAGTGAAGATGTAGAAGCTAGCAAAAGATAATTCTAGTTCTACACCACCATATGTTCCTTTTTTTAAGAAAGCGTATCCTAAAACAACTGCCATAGGAATAGCAAAAAATACTACTAACCACAATGCAATGGGAAGAGTATAGTATGAACCAAGTTTACTTTTCTTCACCAGATATCACCTCTACTAAGAAACCGTCATCAGCATCCCAAGCTATATAAGCTTCTTCGTCCCACCAAATAGCTCCTTCATCATTATCATCAAAATAAACTGCATGTTGCTTAAAAACTTTAAAAGTAAGTTCTTTATCATTATTTAAGAATACAAAATACTTACTTTGGAAACCAGAATATATCAATTCATTAACATATACTCTTAATACATTTATTTTCTCATTTTCATTAACAGCTTTTGGCATTGATTTAGAAAGTTTAATTTTTTCAGGTCTAATGGAAACTTTTACTTTATCCCCAACTTTTACAGATTTATCCATTTCAAATACTAAGCTTCCTAATTTTTCATTATGAAGTTTAGCAAATTCTTTATCTATAATTTCAGTTACAACTCCATCAAAAAAGTTATTTTCCCCAATAAAATCAGCTACAAAAGAATCAGCTGGAGATTCATATACTTCTGCTGGAGTTCCTACTTGTAGAATCTCTCCTTTATTCATAACGGCTATTCTATCTGATATAGAAAGTGCCTCTTGTTGATCATGAGTTATAAATATAAATGTAATTCCAACCTCTTCGTGAATTAAGTCTAGTTCTATTAATAGATTTTGTCTTAACTTAGCATCTAGAGCAGAAAGTGGTTCATCTAGAAGTAAAAGTCCAGGTTTATTAATTAGTGCTCTAGCTATAGAAACTCTCTGCTGTTGTCCACCTGAAAGTTGATTTGGCATCTTATTAATATGTTCTGATAATCCTACTAATTTTACAAATTTTTTAACTTCACTATCGATAGTGCTCTCATCTATTTTTTTTAGTCTCAGTGGAAAAGCCACATTCTCATACACAGTTAAATGAGGGAAAAGGGCATATTTTTGGAATATTGTATTAACATTTCTCTTGTTAGGTGGTAACTTTGTAATGTCTTCATCACCTAAATATATAACTCCACCATCTGGTTCAGTAAATCCTGCTATCATTCTGAGCAAGGTGGTTTTACCACATCCTGAAGGTCCCAAAATAGAAAAAATCTCTCCATCTTTTATATCTAAATTGATGTTTTTCAACACTTGAACTCCATCATAGCTTTTAGTAACATTTTTAATTTTTATGTCTTTTTTCAATTTCATACCTCCATTACTCAGAATTATTATTCAATTCTTTTAGTTTAATAATATATTTTTTTAATCACTCTTAAAATTATAACATAGATTATAAAAAATGAAAAGAGATAATATTAAATTATCTCAATACTATCTCCCTCTTTAACTTTTCCACCTTTTATAACTCTTGTAAATATTCCCTCTCTTGGCATGATACAATCTCCAACACTATGATAGATTGCACAATGTGAATGGCACTCTTTTCCTATTTGTGTAACTTCTAATATAGCTTCATTATTTATAATTAATCTAGTTCCAACAGGAAGTTTGGCACAATCCATACCGTCTATTATAAGATTTTCTCCGAAATCTCCATCAACAACATTTCCACCTCTAGCTATAAAATCGGTAACTTTTTCTTTAGAAAGTAAACTTACTTGTCTATGCCAATTTCCAGCATGAGCATCTCCTTCTAATCCGAAGTTTTCTATTAACACTCCTTCGTGAACATTAATTTTTTGAGTTCCTTTTCTCTCACTGATACATACTGCTACTATTTTTGCCATTTTATCCTCCAATTCTATTCATATATCTTTTATCAAAGTTTTTATCCTCTTCTTTTTTTTCCATATTATGTTTATCAGGTTTGTTCTCAAGTGCCTGTAAAATTTTCTTTTTTATTTCCTCATTTGAAGAGCCATTTCTTAGAAGCTCTTTTAGATTTAAACCACTACTCCAATGTAGGCAAAGTTTCAAAAATCCTTCAGGTGTAACTCTAATTCTATTGCATTGTTCACAAAAATTATGAGATATTGGAGTAATAAATCCAATACAACCAATCCCCTTCTCCGTTTTGTAATATTTAGCAGGTCCAGAACCAATTCTTTTATTAAATGGAGTCAAACTCCTTTCTTTTGAGATAAGAGATAAAACTTCATCATTTGAAATGGGTAAAAACTCTTTACCTAAACCGATAGGCATGAGTTCGATAAATCTGACATCTATTGGATATTTTTCTGTAAGATTTACAAAGTCCATAATTTCACTATCATTTTTTCCTTTGACAAGAACAACATTCAATTTAATTCTTTTAAATTTTAAAGCTATAGCTTTGTGGATAGAATTTAAAACTTTATTTATATCTCCACCACCAGTAATATCTCTATATAGATCAGCTTTTAAAGTATCAAGACTAATATTTAAACTTTGAATTTTTTTGTTGCTTAAAAACTCGAGTTCCTCTTTGAGTCTAATTCCATTTGTAGTAATATTAATCTCTTCAATTCCAGAAATATTATTAATATTTTCTACAATTTCACGAAAATTTCTTCTTACAAGTGGTTCACCACCTGTGATACGAAGTTTTTTTATTCCAAGTTCTGAAAAAATTTTTACCAATCTTTCAATCTCATTTGATGATAATAATTCATCTTTTGGTAAGAATACTATATCTTTATTTCCCATACAATATTTACATCTAAGATTGCATCTATCAGTAATAGAGAGTCTTAAATAGTCAATATTTCTATTTAATTTATCTTTCATTTTATCCTCTTTCTAATTTTTTTATCCTCCTTTAATATAGCACATTTATAAAAATATTTCTATATAAAAAATTAAGTTGACATATTTTATAAACTGGATTATTCTAAAAGAAAGGAGTTAAAGTTAAGGGGAGTGAAAAAATGTTAAATATTAATGAAACTGTAGTGGTTGTTAGAGGTGGAGGAGATATTGCCACTGGAAGTATTCAAAAACTATATAGAGCGGGATTTAAGGTTTTAGTTTTAGAGATTGAGAAGCCATCTGCTATTAGGAGAGAGGTTGCCTTTTGTGAAGCTGTATATGAAAAAGAGATGATAATAGAGGGAGTAAAGGCAAAGTTATGTTTTACTTTGGAAGAGATAGAGAGATGCTGGAGCGAAAAAAATATACCAATAATTATTGATCCACAAGGGAAAATTATAAAAAAAATAAAACCACAAGTAGTTATAGATGCAATTTTAGCTAAAAAAAATTATGGAACAAATAGAGGAATGGCTCCTATTACCATAGGACTTGGACCTGGATTTATAGCTGGAGATGATGTGGATATCGTAGTTGAAACTATGAGAGGACATAATTTAGGGAAACTTATTTTTGAAGGAAAACCAATGGAAAATACAGGAATACCTGGAATCATAAAAGGAGTAGGAAAAGAGAGAGTTATATATAGTCCATGTAAGGGAATTGTAAAAAATATATCTAAAATAGGTGATATGGTAGAGAAAAATCAAGTTATAGCAACAGTAAATGGGGTAGATGTATTGGCTACTATAAGTGGAGTTTTAAGAGGGCTTATTAGAGATGGATACGAGGTTCCAGAAAAATTTAAAATGGCAGATATAGATCCGAGAGAAGAGGAGCAAGCCAACTGTTTTACTATTTCAGATAAGGCGAGGGCAATAGGTGGAGCAGTATTAGAAGCTGTTCTATATTTAAAACATCAAAGAGATATATAGAGGTGAAATTGAATGGAGTTAAATATTCTGAAAAAAATAGAGGAAAAATTATCTCAAGGGGAGAGAGCTGCTTTAGTTACTGTAACTGAAGCAACTGGATCTACCCCTAGAAAAAGTGGAACAATTATGGGTGTATTTAAAAATGAGCTGATGGGGACTATTGGTGGTGGAAAGATTGAAAGTGTTGTTATAGATAAGGCAAGGGAGCTTTTAGAAACGGGAAAAAGTGAGGGATTTGAATATAATCTTACAACTACAGATGAGCTACAGATGAATTGTGGTGGAACTATGAAAGGTTATATTAAAATTTTTTCTCCCTTTCCGAAACTGCTAATTTGTGGAGCTGGACATGTTGGACAAAAAATTTTTAAAGTAGCTAAAACTCTTGATTTTGATTTGAAAATCATTGATGACAGAGAGGAATTAAAGTTTGATATACCTGAACTTACTTTAGGAAAATTTAAAGATATCTTGACAAAAGAGAGAATAGATGGTAATACTTATATAGTGATTGTAACAAGAGGTCATCTATTAGATGAAGAAGTATTAAATTTAGTAAAGGATAGAGGAGCTAAATATATAGGTATTATTGGTAGTAGAAGAAAAATTACAACTTTAAAGGAGAATTTAGAAAAATCCGGAGAGATTAAAGATAATATATATGCTCCAATAGGTTTAAAATTATCTAACGGAACACCAGAAGAGATTGCCATTGAGGTATTAGCAGAAATTTTAAAAATAAAAAATAATGGAGAATTAGTTCATAGAACAATTATATAGTTAAGCTAAAAATCTTTATAAAGAATAAAGATTTATATAAAGTATATTAAATTTTAAGTAGGAGGAATAAAAAAATGAATAAAGTAATTCACACAGAAAAAGCACCAGCAGCATTAGGACCATACTCACAAGCTATAGAAGCTAATGGAATGTTATTTGTATCAGGACAAATTCCGTTTGTACCAGAAACAATGACATTAGTATCAGATGATGTAAAAGCTCAAACAAGACAATCATTAGAAA
The genomic region above belongs to Candidatus Fusobacterium pullicola and contains:
- a CDS encoding ABC transporter permease yields the protein MVKKSKLGSYYTLPIALWLVVFFAIPMAVVLGYAFLKKGTYGGVELELSFASFYIFTDKIFLTILFKTVYISIMVTIFTVLLSLPTAYYIARSKYKKELLFLVIIPFWTNFLIRIYAWIAVLGNNGFLNNILIKLGLIDAPLQFLYNTSAVILISVYTSLPFAILPLYAVIEKFDFSLMEAARDLGATNREAFFKVFIPNIKPGIITAVLFTFIPALGSYAVPKLVGGTQATMLGNIIAQHLTVTRNWPLASTISGALILVTSIAILIFMKISTKETKVEVISEDE
- a CDS encoding ABC transporter ATP-binding protein, encoding MKLKKDIKIKNVTKSYDGVQVLKNINLDIKDGEIFSILGPSGCGKTTLLRMIAGFTEPDGGVIYLGDEDITKLPPNKRNVNTIFQKYALFPHLTVYENVAFPLRLKKIDESTIDSEVKKFVKLVGLSEHINKMPNQLSGGQQQRVSIARALINKPGLLLLDEPLSALDAKLRQNLLIELDLIHEEVGITFIFITHDQQEALSISDRIAVMNKGEILQVGTPAEVYESPADSFVADFIGENNFFDGVVTEIIDKEFAKLHNEKLGSLVFEMDKSVKVGDKVKVSIRPEKIKLSKSMPKAVNENEKINVLRVYVNELIYSGFQSKYFVFLNNDKELTFKVFKQHAVYFDDNDEGAIWWDEEAYIAWDADDGFLVEVISGEEK
- a CDS encoding MOSC domain-containing protein; this encodes MAKIVAVCISERKGTQKINVHEGVLIENFGLEGDAHAGNWHRQVSLLSKEKVTDFIARGGNVVDGDFGENLIIDGMDCAKLPVGTRLIINNEAILEVTQIGKECHSHCAIYHSVGDCIMPREGIFTRVIKGGKVKEGDSIEII
- the moaA gene encoding GTP 3',8-cyclase MoaA; the protein is MKDKLNRNIDYLRLSITDRCNLRCKYCMGNKDIVFLPKDELLSSNEIERLVKIFSELGIKKLRITGGEPLVRRNFREIVENINNISGIEEINITTNGIRLKEELEFLSNKKIQSLNISLDTLKADLYRDITGGGDINKVLNSIHKAIALKFKRIKLNVVLVKGKNDSEIMDFVNLTEKYPIDVRFIELMPIGLGKEFLPISNDEVLSLISKERSLTPFNKRIGSGPAKYYKTEKGIGCIGFITPISHNFCEQCNRIRVTPEGFLKLCLHWSSGLNLKELLRNGSSNEEIKKKILQALENKPDKHNMEKKEEDKNFDKRYMNRIGG
- a CDS encoding EF2563 family selenium-dependent molybdenum hydroxylase system protein, which translates into the protein MLNINETVVVVRGGGDIATGSIQKLYRAGFKVLVLEIEKPSAIRREVAFCEAVYEKEMIIEGVKAKLCFTLEEIERCWSEKNIPIIIDPQGKIIKKIKPQVVIDAILAKKNYGTNRGMAPITIGLGPGFIAGDDVDIVVETMRGHNLGKLIFEGKPMENTGIPGIIKGVGKERVIYSPCKGIVKNISKIGDMVEKNQVIATVNGVDVLATISGVLRGLIRDGYEVPEKFKMADIDPREEEQANCFTISDKARAIGGAVLEAVLYLKHQRDI
- a CDS encoding XdhC/CoxI family protein; its protein translation is MELNILKKIEEKLSQGERAALVTVTEATGSTPRKSGTIMGVFKNELMGTIGGGKIESVVIDKARELLETGKSEGFEYNLTTTDELQMNCGGTMKGYIKIFSPFPKLLICGAGHVGQKIFKVAKTLDFDLKIIDDREELKFDIPELTLGKFKDILTKERIDGNTYIVIVTRGHLLDEEVLNLVKDRGAKYIGIIGSRRKITTLKENLEKSGEIKDNIYAPIGLKLSNGTPEEIAIEVLAEILKIKNNGELVHRTII